Below is a window of Aeromonas veronii DNA.
GTGGGTATGTCCAGCGTGTGGGGCAGAGCATGACCGCGACATCAACGCGGCCATGAACATTCGACAGCAAGGAATATTGGAATTAAAAGCGGCGGGGCTCGCCGTTTCTGCCCATGGAGGCCAGCGTAAATCCGTCAATCTGACGGTAGCGGCCTAAGAAGTGGGAAGCCTCGCCGCTTGCGGCGGGGTGCAGTCACCTCTATGCCTCTCCGAATAGCATCAATCCCCATCAGGCGAGCGGTTTGTTACAATGGAGCGTCCCGATCGCCAAGAGTGCCCCATGTCAACTATCCGGCCACACCTGCTTATCATCGATGCCCTCAACCTCATTCGCCGTCTGCACGCGGTCCAGGCCCAGCAGGCGCTGACCCCTGCCCAGGCGCTGGTCGCCACCCGTGCCAACCTCATCAATACCTGCCGCAAGCTGCTGACCCATAGCGAGCCGACCCATGTCATCGCGGTCTTTGACGGCGAGGTGCATAGCTGGCGCAAAGAGGTCTATCCAGCCTACAAGGAGGGGCGCACCCCCATGCCCCCCGAGCTGCGGGAAGGGCTGGCGACCCTGCAGGATGCCTTCTGGGAGTGTGGGGTCGATGCCCTGCTCTCCGAGACCGATGAGGCGGATGATCTTATCGCCACGTTAGCCAGTGGGATTGCCCAGCACGGGGCAAGGGCCACCATCATCTCCACCGACAAGGGATTCTGCCAGCTCATCTGCCCGCAGATCCGGGTGCGCGACTACTTCAACAAACGCTGGCTGGATGCCGCCTTCGTCCAGCAGCAATATGGGGTCACCCCCGCTCAGCTGGTCGACTTCTGGGCCCTGACCGGTATCGGCGGTTCCAATATCAAGGGAGTACCCGGTATTGGCCCCAAAACAGCCACCCAACTGTTGCAGCAGTATGGCAATCTGGCCGCCATGCTCGAGGCCTGCCAGCAAGAGGATGCCGCCAAACCGTTGCTCAAGCTGCGCCAGCATCAGGATGAGGCGCTGCTGGCCCAGCGACTGGTACGCTTGCAGCGGGATATTGTGCTGGGATTCAACCTGCGGGACATCCGCTACCCGCCCCAGCCGGAATAGATGGCCGAACAAAAATGCAGGCAAGGGCGTGAACCATGACGAGACTCACCCTCGCTGTTGATGAAAGTAAGTAGAATGTAACGGAATGTGGTTGGTTTGCTGAGTAAATGCTATAAAGCAGCCCCATCCTCCCCTATACCCTGGAAGTGGAATCCTCTCATGTCCAAAAGAAAAATTACCGTGATCCCCGGCGACGGCATCGGCCCCAGCATCATTGAATCAGCCATCCAGATCCTGACCCATGCGGGTTGCGACTTTGAGTACGAATATGCTGATGCGGGTCTGGTTGCCCTCGAAAAGCATGGCGAGCTGCTGCCCCAGGCTACCCTGGATCTGATTGAGAAGAACAAGGTGAGTCTGAAAGGGCCATTGACCACGCCGGTCGGCGGCGGTTTTACCTCCATCAACGTATCCCTGCGTAAGAAGTTCAACCTTTACGCCAACGTGCGTCCGGTCATCTCCTTCAAGGGCACCCGAAGCCGTTACGACAACATCGACATCATCACGGTGCGTGAAAACACCGAAGGGATGTACTCGGGTGCCGGTCAGAAGCGCAGCGATGACAACAACAGCGCCGAAGCAATGAGCATCATCACCCGCGAAGGGGCCGAGCGCATCGTCAAGTTCGCCTTCGAGCTGGCCCGTCAGGAGGGCCGCAAGAAGGTCACCATCATCCACAAGGCGAACATCCTCAAGTCGACCTCCGGCCTGTTCCTCGAAGTGGCCCGTGAAATCGCCAGCCACTACCCGGATATCCAGAGCGAAGAGATGATCGTCGATGCCGCCTGCATGAATCTGGTGATGTATCCGGAGCGTTTCGATGTCATGGTCACTACCAACCTGTTCGGCGACATTCTCTCGGATCTCTGCGCCGGTCTGGTCGGCGGGCTGGGCATGGCACCGGGTGCCAACATCGGCGATGGCGCCGCCATTTTCGAAGCGGTACATGGCTCTGCGCCAGACATCGCAGGCAAGAACATTGCCAACCCGACCTCGGTGATCCTCGCCGCCATCCAGATGCTGGAGTACCTCGGCATGCAGGATCAAGCAGAGCGGATCCGCGAAGCAGTACGAGCGACCATCGAATCCGGTGATCGGGTCACTCGCGATCTGGGCGGCAGTGCATCCACCAGCGAATTCACCCAGGCCATCATCGATCGACTGTGAGTTAATTCATTGCTTTTAAAAGGGAGCTTCGGCTCCTTTTTTTTATGTTTACGATTACGTTGCCACTCCCGAAACAACAACTATGTTCAATAGATAAGAAGAACAGGGAGTGTTTTTCATGAAGGGATACGGGTGCTATCTGGTTTCGGGTCTGCTGCTGGTGTGTGGCACTGCAAGTGCCTTCGAACAGAGCCAATCAACCCAAACCGCCAAACTGCCGCAGCAGGAAAAGCAGACTGCCACCGAGGTATGGCGCTCAAGCCTGGATACCAACGACCTGCTGAAAGCGCCCAAGCCCTTGTCTTTCGGCATAGAGGTGACCACCGACAATTTTGGCAACCAGAAGGTCACCTCCTATCAGCAACTCAATTTGACCCCGGAAAAAAGCGTCAGCCTCTCGTTTGATCGCTACAAACCCAGAGTAAAGTTCAAGGCAGGCAGCATGAATACCGCCATCAAGCTCAGAGGAGACGGGGTCAAGATGCAGTTCAATCCGGTCGATAAAACCATCCCGCTGCAGATCGAGATCAAGGTGACCGACGACGAGTCATCCCTGCGCGTCGATTACCGTTTCTGATTCTCCAAGCCCCGGATAGCAAAAGGCCGACAGGTTTCCCTGTCGGCCTTGGTATTTATCGTACGGGCTGAACGCCTACATCACGCCTTGGGTTCGAGTTTGGAGACCCAGTACTTGTTGTAAACATGCACGGTGATCTCTTCCCGATCGTGATAGAGCTGCTTGGCCTGGATCACGAACGCGTTGTCGATCTCCTTGAGCATCTCGCGCAGCACTTCGATATTGTGTACCGATTCGGCATATCGCTTCTTCATCGGCAGCTTGAGGTTGAACATCGCCTCCTGACAGTCGCCCTCACGGAACCAGTCCGCAATCATGTGAACGACCCGCGCCGGTTTATCGACCATGTCGCACACCAGCCAGTAGGTGTTCTTCTTGCTCGGACGCCAGACGAAACCGTCATCCCGGATATGCTTGACCTGACCGGTATCCATCAGGGATTGGGCCATCATGCCGTTGTCGACCGCCGTCACCATCATGCCACGACGCACCAGCTGATAGGTCCAACCGCCCGGGCAAGCGCCCAGATCCACCGCCTTCATGCCGGAGCAGAGACGCACATCCCACTCTTCCCGCGGCACGAACACGTAAAACGCCTCTTCCAGCTTGAGGCTGGAGCGGCTCGGTGCATCGGCCGGGAAGCGCAGGCGCGGGATCCCCATGTGGAATCCGGAGTTGTTGAACGAGTAGGAGTAGCCCAGCAATACATGATCATTGGCCATGAAGAAGGCGTGGAACACCGGACGGTTCGGCGTCTCCTTCTTGGTCAGGATCTCATTGCTGCGAAGCGCCTGACGCAGCGGCACGGTGAACTTGCGGCAGAAGGCCGACAGCTCTTTCGCTTCGTTGGTATCCGCAGTCTCGACCCGCAGATCGCCGCAAATAGTGTAGTCACTCACGGCGTCGATGATGGGGGAGATCCTGTCGGCGACATCCAGCGCTTTCAGCTCATGGGTGACTACCAGCATCTGACGGATGAAGATGAGCTCGCGGAACGGCAGCTTGCGAGCCAGCAGGTCCGCCTGCTCCTCGTCATACAGTTCGAAGATCACATAACCGCTGTCGTCCTTGACCCGGGCGAAACCGTAGCACTGCATGTTACCGGCACGCTCGGTGATCTCTGCAGCCGCCTCTTTCTCAAAACCGGGGCGGCAATAAAGCAGCAGATTATTCATTTTTTCCTCCAAGACGACAGCCGGCCCAGATCAGGGCCGCCCATCCCAACATAAAACAGAGGCCACCGGCCGGGGTAATCAACCCCAGCCCCTTGCTGCCAAGCAGCACCATGGCGTAAATACTGCCGGAGAATCCGATGATCCCCAGCACAAAGGCGGTGCCAGCCAGGTGGATCACCTTGCTGCGCACACCACACCAACCCAGAACCAGCAGGGCCAATGCGTGAAAAAACTGATATTGCACGGCGGTATTGAACACCGCCAGACGCTCGGGCGTAATGCCGGTCGCTGCCAATCCATGGGCGCCATACGCTCCCAGCATGGTGGCCGTCAACCCGAAGAGACCGGCCAGTATCAGCCAGTGTCGATGAACATGTCGATGGATCTGCATCCTCACTCTCCCTCTCTCATCACGGCTGGCAATAAAGCCAACCCTCTCGTGCTATCCGTGCCGGGCCACAAAATGGCTGATGACCGCCGCCGCATGCTGCATATTCTCCTGCTCACTCACGCCACTGGCTTTACGCGGTTTGAAACCATGATCACCATCGGTCAACCAATGGACCGATACGGCGGGTGAGAAGGGGAAATCGGCCAGTTCGGCGCGACGACCGAAGGTATCGCGCTCCCCCTGTAACAGCAGGGTTGGCACCGCAATATGCTTGAGTACCTCGCCTCGCCAACTGTCGGGCTTGGCCGGAGGGTGGAAAGGATACCCGAGAATGAGCAATCCTGCAGCATTCATCTCACCCCCGCCTTCACGATACAGCTCTGCCGCCATCCGCCCGCCCATCGACTTGCCCGCCAGGAACAGTCTGGGATGAGCAAATGTCCGGATCATTTCACGCCAGTGTTCAAGCAATACCGGCTGCCGATCAGGCGGCCTGCGTATGCCATCCAAAGCCCGTTTGGCCATATAGGGAAAGTTGAAGCGCACCACTTCGATATCGGGGCCAGCCAGCAAGCGTGACAACTCGGCAAGAAAGGCGTGCTCCATCCCGGCGCCTGCGCCGTGAGCCAGCAAAATGCGAACGGGGGCATCAATTGCCCCCTCGCGGATCACCTCAGGCATCGGCAAGCCTTGCCCTGCGACGCGCCTCTTCCTGCTCCACCAGCTCCAGCATCCAGTCGCGGAAGGCAACGATCTTGCCCTGATCCGACTGTTGCTCCTGGCACACCAGATAGAAGGCATTTTTGCTCACCAGTACCTGCTCGAACGGGCAGATAAGGCGGCCGGCCTCAATCTCGGGTTGTGCCAGCACGCTGTGGCCGAGCGCCACCCCCTGGCCGTGGATCGCAGCCTGGATCACCATGGTGGAGTGGCTGAAGATGGGCCCCTGATTGACGTTGGGCGCATCGATGTCCAGCTGGCGGAACCAGGCCTTCCAGTCGCGGCGGGAGGTATCGTGCAGCAGGGTATGAAGGGTCAAATCCTGCGGCGTACGCAGTGGCTTGGGCCCGGTCAGCAGCAAGGGGGAACAGACCGGGATCAGGTATTCGGTATGCAGCTTGTCGCAACGTAGGCCCGGCCAGTTGCCGCGCCCGTAGTAGATAGCCACATCCACATCGTCGGTAAGCGACCCTTCGTCGAGATCAACCGCCTTGATCCGCACGTCGATATCGGGGTGGCGCTCGCTGAACTTGACCAACCGCGGCACCAGCCACTGGATGGCGAAACTCGGCTGCAAACTGACAGTCAACGCCCCCTTGGCACTGCGGGCCAGCAGCTTGTCGGTCGCCTCCGAGATGGAGGCAAAGATGTCCTTGATATCCAGGAAATAGCCCTGCCCTTCTTCTGTCAGCAATAAGGAGCGGTTTTTTCGGCGGAACAGCTTGATGCCAAGATACTCCTCCAGCGCCTTGATCTGGTGACTGATGGCAGCCTGAGTCACAAACAACTCTTCTGCTGCGCGGGTAAAGCTTAAGTGACGAGCCGCTGCTTCAAACGCCTTGAGGGCATTGAGCGGAGGTAAACGACGAGACATGACACCAGCCGACGATGAGTTTTTCTAATGGGGCGCATTATAATTTGTCGGTTGCGGGTCGACCAGTGAATAAACATAATTCGCCCAGCAATCAGTCGTCATATGGCTCACATTTTCTACTACATGTTGGTTTACATGGGTTTTTCGTGAGTCTTTCGACTGTGATTGTGGTGTTGTGTTGCTTCCTCTGCGGGAAGAGGGGCTCAAATCTCACCGGTTTGACCCAGTCTGTCATCTGAATGTGTTTGGCGCCTCCAGCTGGATGGCGCCTTTTTTGATCCCGCTATACCTTGAACTGCCCCACCAGTTGCTGCTGTTTGTCAGCCAGCGCAGCGAGCTCGCGGCCATTTTCGGCGGACGTTGCCGCTTCAGCCCGGATGGTGTGGCTCACATCGCGAATGTTGCTGACGTTGCGGTTGATCTCGTCTGCCACCCGGCTCTGCTCCTGTGCCGCCCGGGCAATCTGCTCGTTCATCTGATGGATGGTGGAGACCGACTGGATGATCTGCTCCAGCACCTGCACCGAGAGATCCACCTTGGTGAGCGTCTCGTCAGCCTGGTCATGGCCATCGCGGATCGCCTTGACCACGGCGCCGGTACCGGATTGCAGCTGGCTGATCAGGTTCTGGATCTCGACGATGGCATTCTGGGTGCGGCCTGCCAGATTGCGCACCTCATCGGCCACCACGGCAAAACCTCGCCCCTGTTCACCGGCTCGCGCCGCTTCGATGGCCGCATTGAGTGCCAACAGGTTGGTCTGCTCGGCAATCCCCTGGATCACGATGAGGATGTCATTGATGTTACCGCTGTTGGCCGAAAGCCGCTCCACCACCGGCTGGGCATCGTTGATGATGGTCATCAACTTGCGCATCGCCTCCTGGGTATCGGCCACCACATACTTGCCCTCTTGCGCCGCGGCGTCAGTGGTATTGGCAGCCTCCACCGCCGAACCAGCATTACCGGAGACTTGCAACGCCGTGGCGCTCAGCTCTTCAAATGCGGTCGCCACCAGATCGATCTCCTGATACTGGGCCTGCATGCCGCTGCTGGTACGCTCAGCCACCTGTGCGGCTCGCTCGGCACTGTTGCGCGTACCGGAGACGGTATCAATCACCTGACTGATGGTGGATTGCAACTTGTTGAGGAAGCTGTTGAACCACTTGGCCAGCTCGCCGATCTCGTCTTGCCGCTGGATCTCGATGCGCTGGGTCAAGTCCCCCTCGCCACTGGCGATATCCTTGAGGCGGGCAACCACGGCGCGGATGGGCGCCACAATCTGGCGCGCCATCAACCAGATAAAGCTCAGGGCCAATAGCGAGATCAACACCCCGATCGACAGCTGCGAGACCACGCTGCGATTGGCCTCACTGGCCAGTTCATCCTGCAGTTGCTGGGCCGAGGCCAGCACCACAGTGCGTGGCAATTCAATGTAGATACCCCATTTACGGTCGGTGCCACGCATGGATACCGGGACAAAGGTCTGCAACAGGGCGCCGTCGCTGCTCCAGCGAGTCAGCTCCTGGCCCTGAGCAAGCCACCCTTGCAGTTCACCAGCCAGCGCCTGATTGATTTGGGCAAGTTTCTCCCCCAGCGTCACGGCAAACTCGTCCGCGCCAGCCACAAGCCCATCGTGACTCACCAACAATATTTTTCCCTTACCTTCATAGAGCTCCTTGTCCATGGAGGAGACCAGATTCTGCAAGGTGGTCAGAGAGATATCGACACCCACCATCCCCAGCATGGTCTCCTGCTCCAGCAGCGGGACCGTCACCGAGGTCATCAGTATCTGCTTATCGCCCACATTATCGAAATAAGGCTCCAGCAGGCAGAGGGCCCGGGAACGAATGCTGCAGCGATACCATTCGTTTTCAACGCCACCGGCCGCGGTTGGGCTCTCGTCAGCCAGCACCTCCTCATTTTGCACCTCGGGCACCAGCTTGCCGTTGTCGTACGCCCAATAACTGGCGAAGCGCCCCTTGTCGTTGGAACCCAACGCCGTTGAGCCCTGATAATTGCTGTCCTCCCCATCCAGCTGGTCAGGCTCGAACACTGCATAGACACCGAGCAGGTTGGTCGATGAGGCCGCCGCATCTTGCAGTTGCTGATTGATCGCCCCGCGCAGCGCCTCCGAATGAACGAAGTTGTCGGCTGCATTCTTGCGCTGGAACAACACGCTCTCGGCCAGCAAGCTAGCCCGGAAATAGGCCTCATCGAGATAGCTGGTCACCTTGGCCGCCTGCTCCGAGCCCATCGCCTTCATCCAGTTCTCGGCCGACTGCTGCGCCTCGTGCATGGTGGCTTGCCGCACCTGCTGCTGCATGTTGTTCGCGTTGTAAATCGAAGAGGCAACCAAGGCCGCGGCTGTCACTAACAGGCAGCAACCGGCGATCAGGGTAATCCGACCCTGGACAGAAAGAGCGCTCATGCCAATATTCCTACGTCATACAGAGAGAGATGGATAGATTATCGACTTTATAAACAAAAACTTAACCATCTCACAGCAAATCCAGCGAGAGTTGATTAACTTCCCCCTCTTTTGGCAAACCCACCACCAATCCCAACAGGCGAACCGAACGTCCTTGTGCCCGTTGCAGCCCCTCTTTGAGCAGGGGAACAAACAAGGCGGGCAAATAGCCACCCTGACTGCGATAGACGGTGGTCTGGTGGAAGTCGGCAAACTTGAGCTTGATCCCCTGCCCCATCACCTGCTCGGCAGGACACGCCAGCTGAAATCGCCGCTCCAGCTCTGGCAGCAGTTGCTGTAATACCGCCAGGCAGGCGGCTTCGTCACAGAGATCACTTGCCAACGTGGTCTCCACCCCGATGGTTTTACGGATCCGGTGCGCCTGCACCGGTTGCTCGTCCAGTCCCCAGATCCGGGTCGTCAGCATCGCCCCCAGCTTGCCAAAATGACTGCACAGCTCATCCTCCGACAAGGCCCGCGCATCCTCGCAGGTGTAGAGCCCCTGCGCCTCCAGCCGCTCGGCGGTCTTGCGCCCCACCCCGGGCAGTTTGCCGAGGGGCAACTGGCAGACAAACTCCGCCACCTCGTCGGGACGAATGACAAACAGACCATCGGGCTTGCGCTGCTCCGAGGCGAGCTTGGCGAGAAACTTGTTGGGGGCCACACCGGCCGAGGCGGTCAATCCCAGTTCGGTGACGATGGCTTGCCGGATCTCTTGTGCCATCAGGGTGGCACTGCCACCACAACAGCGGCTGTGGGTTACATCGAGATAGGCTTCATCCAGCGACAGCGGTTCAACCTGATCGGTATAACGGAGGAAAATGGCCCTGAGCTGGCGGGAGATATCCTTGTACACCGCCATCCGTCCCGGGATCAGTACCAGCGGTGGGCAGAGTTTTTTCGCCAGTGCACTCGGCATGGCGGAGCGCACCCCGAACCGGCGCGCCACATAGTTGCAGGTCGAGATGACACCGCGCCGCTCGGAGGCCCCACCGATGGCAAGCGGTACCTCCCGCAACGCCGGATTGTCCCGCATCTCCACCGCGGCAAAAAAGCAGTCCATGTCGATATGGATGATCTTGCGCATACCACTGTATAAATAAACAGACATGGCACCATCTTACTCCAAGGATAACCGCAGCTCTATCTCTCTCGTTGCGGCTAAAGTGGTAGACTCCAAAGAGACCTTTACTACCACAATGACAAGGAGCGTTCGGGATGAAATATCTTTGGCTGGGACTCTGTTTGCTGCCGTTGACCGGCATCGGCAAGAACAACCCGACGGCAGAGTGCCGCTGGCTGTACGACCGGATTGAGATACTGGAGCAGGCCATCAAGAAAGGGGACACGCTCGGCACAGAGCAGGAGTTGTCACGCTGGCGTGAAGAGTTTCGCAAGAAGAAGTGCAAACTGTACGACTACTGAGCCGGACAAGATGGCGTGACCGACAACGCCTGATAGCAAACGGGCCCCGCTCAAGATGACCGGGGCCCGTTTTTCAACGCATGGCCAGCTTGATTCAGCAGCAGAGTGCGCTCAAGGCAGCACCATAGGGCCAGCGACAGTGGCTGCCACCTCATCCCCGCGCAGCACCCGAACCAGTTCGAGCGCAAACTCGATGGCACTGCCCGGCCCCTGACTAGTGATAAGGCGATGAGTCTCATCCCTGACGACCCGCTCATGTGACAGCTGCGATGTCGGTAGTCGGGACTGAAAGCCGGGATGACAGGTGACGATGGTACCCTCCAGCAGACCATGATGTTGCAACACCACCACCGGGGCGGCGCAGATGGCCGCACGCCAGCGACCAAGAGCAGCCTGCTCTTTGAGCAGATCGATGGCCAGCGGGGTATCGCGGATCACTTCACTGCCGGGCAAGCCGCCGGGCACCACGATGGCTTCAAAGTCCCGACGGGTCAGCTCGTCGATATGACAATCGGCCACCAGCTGTACCCCGCGCGACGCTTTCACCTGCCGGGATCCGGCTGGGCAGCAAGAAGCCAGCACCACCTCGATGCTGGCGCGCACCAGGGTATCGACAATGGCGACCGTCTCTATCTCTTCCGACCCGGGGGCCACCAGCACCAATACGCTCATTCCTGCCTCCTTGCTGCTTGCTCTGCCATGTAAAAGGTCAGGCGGCCTGACTCTTCTCTTTGATCGCCTGATAGAGACCCTGATTGACCGGTACGGCGATGCCATGCCGGGCCGCTTTGGCCAGCAGGAAGCCAGTGATAGCCTCAATCTCGGTCTCGCGTCCCAGCTCCATATCCTGATACATGGAGGAGTAATTGTCAGCGGTCAGTTCCACCACTGTCATCACCCGGCGCTGCAACTCGTCGGCCGTGGTCGCAATCCCTTCGGCGCACATCACATCCGCCACTTCCACGCAGATCTGCTGCAGGGCATCGGCAAAACGGGGGCCTGCCAGCTCGCCGTTTTTCAGCTTGTAGAGGGCAGTGAGGGGATTGATGACACAGTTGATGGCCAGCTTTTGCCACTGGCGCGCCAATACCTGCTCATCCCAACCCGCCTGACCCAATGCCAGCGCCAGCTCATCCGCGAGCGCGGCGTGGGCCTTGGCGGCTTCATTGATCGGGCCGAGCCAGGTTTCGCCCTTGCCAGTATGTCGGAAGACAAAATGGCCGCACTGCATGGCGCCATGGCTGGTGACACCGGCAATCACCGGATTGTGCGGGAACATCTCGACCACTTGCTCGGCAATGCCCATCCCGTTGTGCAGCAGCACGATCGGCACGCCGGCATCGAGCTTACCCACCAGCGGCGTCAGTGCGGCCATCAGCTGACTGGCCTTGGTCATCACCAGCAGACGCTGGATCTTGCCGGGTTTGCTGACAAATCCGCGCTCGATATTGAGCAGTTGAACATGCCCCTCCAGCGAGGTGAAATCGATCCCCGGATGGAGCGTGGACTTATGATGTTCGCGCAACAAGACACGGGTAGATTGACCGCTGATGGTCAGCAGGGAGGCAAAAACGCCGCCGAGGGCGCCACAACCCAACAGTGACCACTGCGGGATCACAGGTGGCATAACAGGCTGTCGGGAATTTTTTAATCCGCTTGGCATGGTGTGACTCTGTCAGGGTAAGGGTTGCAATCCTCTCAACCTGTTACCGGGGATAAGTGAAGAACTCGCAGGCGGACACTAACGGGTCCATCCATCCTGTGCGCAGGGGATTCTAGCAGAGCAACCCCATCAAAATCAGCAAATTTGCCTGTTTTCTGGTAGATTTGCCCCCCGATAACGCAACATGAGGAGCTCCGGCTATGCCGTCATTCGATATTGTCTCTGAAGTCAAAATGAACGAGGTGTTGAACGCAGTCGACAACGCCAATCGTGAACTGGCCACCCGTTTCGATTTTCGTGGGGTAGAAGCCAGCTTCGAGTTGAACAAGGAAGAGGTAAAACTGGAAGCCGATGCCGATTTCCAGCTCAAGCAGATGGTCGAAATCCTGCGCGCAGCTCTGCTCAAGCGCAACATCGAAAACAGCTCCATGGAAGTGGGTGACTCCGTTCACTCCGGTAAGCGCTTCCACCTGACCGTCAAATTCAAGCAGGGGATCGAGAAAGAGATCGCCAAGAAACTGGTCAAGCTGATCAAGGACTCCAAGATCAAGGTACAGGTCGCCATCCAGGGTG
It encodes the following:
- the xni gene encoding flap endonuclease Xni — translated: MSTIRPHLLIIDALNLIRRLHAVQAQQALTPAQALVATRANLINTCRKLLTHSEPTHVIAVFDGEVHSWRKEVYPAYKEGRTPMPPELREGLATLQDAFWECGVDALLSETDEADDLIATLASGIAQHGARATIISTDKGFCQLICPQIRVRDYFNKRWLDAAFVQQQYGVTPAQLVDFWALTGIGGSNIKGVPGIGPKTATQLLQQYGNLAAMLEACQQEDAAKPLLKLRQHQDEALLAQRLVRLQRDIVLGFNLRDIRYPPQPE
- a CDS encoding transcriptional regulator GcvA translates to MSRRLPPLNALKAFEAAARHLSFTRAAEELFVTQAAISHQIKALEEYLGIKLFRRKNRSLLLTEEGQGYFLDIKDIFASISEATDKLLARSAKGALTVSLQPSFAIQWLVPRLVKFSERHPDIDVRIKAVDLDEGSLTDDVDVAIYYGRGNWPGLRCDKLHTEYLIPVCSPLLLTGPKPLRTPQDLTLHTLLHDTSRRDWKAWFRQLDIDAPNVNQGPIFSHSTMVIQAAIHGQGVALGHSVLAQPEIEAGRLICPFEQVLVSKNAFYLVCQEQQSDQGKIVAFRDWMLELVEQEEARRRARLADA
- the rlmM gene encoding 23S rRNA (cytidine(2498)-2'-O)-methyltransferase RlmM, translating into MNNLLLYCRPGFEKEAAAEITERAGNMQCYGFARVKDDSGYVIFELYDEEQADLLARKLPFRELIFIRQMLVVTHELKALDVADRISPIIDAVSDYTICGDLRVETADTNEAKELSAFCRKFTVPLRQALRSNEILTKKETPNRPVFHAFFMANDHVLLGYSYSFNNSGFHMGIPRLRFPADAPSRSSLKLEEAFYVFVPREEWDVRLCSGMKAVDLGACPGGWTYQLVRRGMMVTAVDNGMMAQSLMDTGQVKHIRDDGFVWRPSKKNTYWLVCDMVDKPARVVHMIADWFREGDCQEAMFNLKLPMKKRYAESVHNIEVLREMLKEIDNAFVIQAKQLYHDREEITVHVYNKYWVSKLEPKA
- a CDS encoding isocitrate dehydrogenase; this translates as MSKRKITVIPGDGIGPSIIESAIQILTHAGCDFEYEYADAGLVALEKHGELLPQATLDLIEKNKVSLKGPLTTPVGGGFTSINVSLRKKFNLYANVRPVISFKGTRSRYDNIDIITVRENTEGMYSGAGQKRSDDNNSAEAMSIITREGAERIVKFAFELARQEGRKKVTIIHKANILKSTSGLFLEVAREIASHYPDIQSEEMIVDAACMNLVMYPERFDVMVTTNLFGDILSDLCAGLVGGLGMAPGANIGDGAAIFEAVHGSAPDIAGKNIANPTSVILAAIQMLEYLGMQDQAERIREAVRATIESGDRVTRDLGGSASTSEFTQAIIDRL
- a CDS encoding methyl-accepting chemotaxis protein; translated protein: MSALSVQGRITLIAGCCLLVTAAALVASSIYNANNMQQQVRQATMHEAQQSAENWMKAMGSEQAAKVTSYLDEAYFRASLLAESVLFQRKNAADNFVHSEALRGAINQQLQDAAASSTNLLGVYAVFEPDQLDGEDSNYQGSTALGSNDKGRFASYWAYDNGKLVPEVQNEEVLADESPTAAGGVENEWYRCSIRSRALCLLEPYFDNVGDKQILMTSVTVPLLEQETMLGMVGVDISLTTLQNLVSSMDKELYEGKGKILLVSHDGLVAGADEFAVTLGEKLAQINQALAGELQGWLAQGQELTRWSSDGALLQTFVPVSMRGTDRKWGIYIELPRTVVLASAQQLQDELASEANRSVVSQLSIGVLISLLALSFIWLMARQIVAPIRAVVARLKDIASGEGDLTQRIEIQRQDEIGELAKWFNSFLNKLQSTISQVIDTVSGTRNSAERAAQVAERTSSGMQAQYQEIDLVATAFEELSATALQVSGNAGSAVEAANTTDAAAQEGKYVVADTQEAMRKLMTIINDAQPVVERLSANSGNINDILIVIQGIAEQTNLLALNAAIEAARAGEQGRGFAVVADEVRNLAGRTQNAIVEIQNLISQLQSGTGAVVKAIRDGHDQADETLTKVDLSVQVLEQIIQSVSTIHQMNEQIARAAQEQSRVADEINRNVSNIRDVSHTIRAEAATSAENGRELAALADKQQQLVGQFKV
- a CDS encoding DUF423 domain-containing protein; amino-acid sequence: MQIHRHVHRHWLILAGLFGLTATMLGAYGAHGLAATGITPERLAVFNTAVQYQFFHALALLVLGWCGVRSKVIHLAGTAFVLGIIGFSGSIYAMVLLGSKGLGLITPAGGLCFMLGWAALIWAGCRLGGKNE
- a CDS encoding 2-dehydropantoate 2-reductase — translated: MPSGLKNSRQPVMPPVIPQWSLLGCGALGGVFASLLTISGQSTRVLLREHHKSTLHPGIDFTSLEGHVQLLNIERGFVSKPGKIQRLLVMTKASQLMAALTPLVGKLDAGVPIVLLHNGMGIAEQVVEMFPHNPVIAGVTSHGAMQCGHFVFRHTGKGETWLGPINEAAKAHAALADELALALGQAGWDEQVLARQWQKLAINCVINPLTALYKLKNGELAGPRFADALQQICVEVADVMCAEGIATTADELQRRVMTVVELTADNYSSMYQDMELGRETEIEAITGFLLAKAARHGIAVPVNQGLYQAIKEKSQAA
- a CDS encoding alpha/beta fold hydrolase, with amino-acid sequence MPEVIREGAIDAPVRILLAHGAGAGMEHAFLAELSRLLAGPDIEVVRFNFPYMAKRALDGIRRPPDRQPVLLEHWREMIRTFAHPRLFLAGKSMGGRMAAELYREGGGEMNAAGLLILGYPFHPPAKPDSWRGEVLKHIAVPTLLLQGERDTFGRRAELADFPFSPAVSVHWLTDGDHGFKPRKASGVSEQENMQHAAAVISHFVARHG
- the dinB gene encoding DNA polymerase IV encodes the protein MRKIIHIDMDCFFAAVEMRDNPALREVPLAIGGASERRGVISTCNYVARRFGVRSAMPSALAKKLCPPLVLIPGRMAVYKDISRQLRAIFLRYTDQVEPLSLDEAYLDVTHSRCCGGSATLMAQEIRQAIVTELGLTASAGVAPNKFLAKLASEQRKPDGLFVIRPDEVAEFVCQLPLGKLPGVGRKTAERLEAQGLYTCEDARALSEDELCSHFGKLGAMLTTRIWGLDEQPVQAHRIRKTIGVETTLASDLCDEAACLAVLQQLLPELERRFQLACPAEQVMGQGIKLKFADFHQTTVYRSQGGYLPALFVPLLKEGLQRAQGRSVRLLGLVVGLPKEGEVNQLSLDLL
- a CDS encoding DJ-1/PfpI family protein; its protein translation is MSVLVLVAPGSEEIETVAIVDTLVRASIEVVLASCCPAGSRQVKASRGVQLVADCHIDELTRRDFEAIVVPGGLPGSEVIRDTPLAIDLLKEQAALGRWRAAICAAPVVVLQHHGLLEGTIVTCHPGFQSRLPTSQLSHERVVRDETHRLITSQGPGSAIEFALELVRVLRGDEVAATVAGPMVLP